The Calditerricola satsumensis genomic sequence TTCGCGCTTGCAACGGCTCTGATCTTCGGTTTGGCGGCGCTGGGCGCCGGTATCGGCAACGGGTTGGTCATCAGCCGGACGATCGACGGGGTGGCCCGTCAGCCCGAAGCGCGCGGGAACCTGATGACGCTCATGTTCATCGGTGTCGGTCTGATCGAGGCGTTGCCGATCATCGCGGTGGTGTTCGGGATCCTCTTGTTCACCAACATCTAACGGCCGTGTGGCGGCAACGAAACAACTGCCATGGCGAGGTTAACCTCTTGCAGGTTAACCTTCGCCTTACTTTTTGCGAGGTTTTGCCGTCCGTGCGGGGTTGTTGAATACCGAAAGGTGCGCAGAAGAAGGGAGTGGCCGTCGGATGCA encodes the following:
- the atpE gene encoding F0F1 ATP synthase subunit C, which codes for MDFALATALIFGLAALGAGIGNGLVISRTIDGVARQPEARGNLMTLMFIGVGLIEALPIIAVVFGILLFTNI